GCCACCACCGGCCGGACCGCCGTCAACAGCACCTCCACCTCCCTCCTGCCGTCCGTGCCGCTCGGCCCCACCAGGGACCCGTACTCCGTCTGGGGCCGGGGCTTCTTCCGCAAGTCCTGGGGCAAGCGGGTCGTCTACGGCCAGCAGAACCAGACGATGAACCAGGTCGAGACCCGCACCACCGACGGCTCGCACGCCCACCTGGACGACGTCTGGTACGAGGTCACGGTCACCGACCGGCGGGGCCGCCCCGTCGACGGCAGGGGCAGGCCCGTGACCCGGCGCGGCGCCCAGGGCGTCGGCTTCGGCTTCGCCGTCCGGGACGGACTGCTGGTGCGGCTGGCCGACAGCCTCACCCACGACGACCCGCCCGCGGAACGGCTGCCCGCACGGATCGACCTCGGCGGCCGGCCCGCCTACCGCTCGGTCGCCACCGAGACGTACGGCCCGATCGCGCACGTACGCGACTGGGTGCTGCACCAGGCCGGGGTCAAGTCGGACACCATGGCCGGGTCGCAGTTGGTCGACTTCTTCTCCTCCGACTCCTTCCAGCGGGCCGGCGGCGTCCTCAACGCGGGCCGTACCACCACGCCCCCGCTGTTCCGCGACGACTCGGGCCGCTCGCCGCTCGGCGTCTTCTCGGTCCGGGTCGAGTCGGGCGACGCCGTCCTCATCAGCGAGACCAAGGCGGCGGAGCTGCGCGACATCATGCAGTCCACCGTCCGCAACGAACGCAGCGTGGGCCACTCGAAGAACACCGAGATCGGCGGCGCGGTCGGCCCCTCGTTCCAGTGGTTCGGGCTGCGCGAGGGGAAGTTCAACCTGCGGCTGCTGCTCGGCGGCAATGTGCGCTACGGCAGTTCCCGCAGCCGCTACGCCACCACCGGCGGCACCGGCGCCGTCAAGTCGGCCGCGCAGGCCAAGGGCGACCCCACCGGGCTCTACCTCGTACAGAAGACGATCACCGTCACCGCGCCGCCCGGCACCAGGGCCCCGCTGCCCGGCCGGCGCGGCGACGGCGCCGGCCGGCCCGGGAAACTGCGCAAGAACCCGCCGCGGACGTGGAGTTCGCCCCCGGCCAGCCAGACCTTCCAGACCTGGGCGGTGGAGCGGATGACGCGCACCGAGGCCCTGCGGCTGGCCGCCCCCGCGGGCCGCACCCCGCCCACCGACCCCGGGCCGGCCGTCCCGCCCTACCTCGCCGAGGACGACCCCACCACCCTGGGCATGGCCCGCGCGGAGGAGTTCACCTTCGCGGACGGCTCCACCACCCGTACCGTCGACGGTCAGGAGCGCACGTTCCCCGAGTACGTCGCCGAGCGGGTGCTGGCGGAGGTGGCCCGGGTCCACCCCGGCCTCGTCGCCCCGCTCGCCGAACTGAACCCGCGCAACCCGCGCTGGCGCGACGCCGCGCACTACGAGATCGTCCTCAACAACACCCTGGAGGTCCTCAACACGCTGACCCACCACGGCATGGCGGGCAACCTCGAGACGATGATGACCGGCGGACTGCGCCTCTCGCTGGTCGACTCCGGCCGCGCCACCCGGGGCCTGCGGCACGTCTGGATCGACGCCCGGCTGACCGGGCGGCGGTACGAGGGGAAGCAGAAGGACCTGCGGCTGCGGTTCAGCGCCCCCGGCAGCGAGAACCTCGGCGGCCAGCAGAGCGCGGGGCGCGGTCTGCACGGGGGAGTGGAGGGCCTGCTCTCCGTCCGCGACCCGGCCACCGACAACATCGGCCTGCCCAACCGGGCGGGCACGGCCTCCCTCGGCGGACGGTACGGCCGCCGCAGCGACGTGGAGAGCGGCTACGGGCCGAGCGCGACGCACGAGGCGATGTCCATCAGCACCAAGGGCGCCCACCTCTACAGCTACGACCTCACCCTCACCGCCCGGCGCGGCGGGTTCTGGCGGTTCCGCAGCATGCTGCGCGGCATCCTGTTCCTGAACCTGCTCGGCACCCAGCCGTTCGTCTTCCGCGACGCGCGGACGGACCTGATCGCCCCGACCGCGACGCCCGGCACGGACGCGGGCTCGGATGCGAGCACGGACACGAGTACGGACACGGACGCGAGTACGACCGGGACGACCCCGACGGCCGACCCGGCCCGCACGGGAACCGGCCCCGTCGCCGGGCGGGTGCTGCTGAGCATCCCCACGGAGCACGTGCCCACCCGCCACCGCGACCGCCGCCTCTCCCCGCTGCACGGACGCCCCCTGAAGCTCACCACCCGCGGCGCCCGCGATCTCGCCCTGTCCACGCGCCGGTTCTTCGACCGGGCCGGACGGCAACGCCCCGAGGCCTACCAGCGTCACCCCTTCCTCACCCTCGCCGTCACCGCCCACCCCGGGCTCACCGACGCGGCCCAGGAGGTGCTGGAGGAGGCGTCCGGCAACTCCTGGCTGCTCTCCGAGGAGGGCGCCCCCGCGCACGACGCCGCCATGCGGGCGTTCCAGAGCCAGTACCTCACCTCCAACTTCGACCAGACGTCCGCCCCTTCGGGGTGGCGGGTCTCCGGGCTGTGGGCGAAGGCGCCGTACCTGAACCGCTCCGCGGTCGTCGCCCACCGCACCCGGCTGGTGCCGGGCAGCCTGACCGCGCTCACCGGTGCCGTCCCCGTCGACACCGAGACCACGCTCGGCGGGGTCACCCAGGCCGCCGGGCGCAACAGCCGCACCAGCACCACGTTCTTCGGCGGCCAGCTCGTCTATCTGCACTCCCACGAGACCGGGCCGGGCGTCACCGGCAACTACGGCCTCGTCGTCAGCCCCTACCGGCTCGACCGCGGCCAGACACGCACCGTCTCGCGGGCCGCGCTCGCGGAGATCAACCGCAAGGACTTCAACCGCCAGGTCCTCGTCACCGGCGACGTCCAGCACGAGATCGCGGCCGCCTCCACCACCGTCGGCCGGGCAGCGACCGGGTGGCGGTACATGCCGCGCCGGCTGGCCGGGGCCGCCGGGCGGCGCGTCCTGGTCGACGACGGCTGGACCGGGCACCTCCCGGAGAAGAGCGCCCACCGGCTCGGCCTGCTCACCGACCGGTGGGGCGACGTGCCGCTCTACACCGCACGGTCCTGGTCGCCGCAGCCCTGGCTGCTCGACAACCCGTTCGGCGGTTTCCCCGTCAACTCCCTCAACGCGGCGCCCGTCCTGCGCGACTTCGACCGGAGGCTGCGCCCGCTCGGCCTGTCCAAGGCGGACCGGGACGCCATCCACCGGCTGGTGTCGGCGCGCGTGGTGCGCACCCTGGGCAAGGAAATGGTCGGCTCCGGTTCCTCGGTGCCCGCGAGCATCGGCCGCTGGGGCTCGCGGACGACGCAGATGTGGATCGGCGAACGCCAGGTCAGGGCGCGGGCGGAGCTGATCCCGGTCAAGGTGCCCCGCACCTCGGCGAACACGGCTCCCGGCGAGGGGCCGGGCTTCGCCGGACTCGGGCACAGCGTGGAGTTCGAGGAGCACCGGCAGGCCGTCGAGACGGAGCAGGAGGGCAGCAGCCGGGCCGCCGGTGCCAGCGTCGGCACGACGGTCAGCGAGGGCGTGCACACCGGCAACGACGTCGTACGGGCGGCGGGCCCGACCTACTCCGAGGTCGGCGCCACCCAGCAGAACGCGAACCAGACCCACTCCGAGGGCGGTGTGCGCATCGCCACCGCGACGACCACACAGGCGCACGGCGAATACGTCACCCGCTACCGGCTCCGCCTCACCCTGGAGGTCACCGACACCGGCGAACCGGCCACCGCCGACGGCACCACGCCGGCCCCCGCCGGCCGCGCCGCCGCGCTGCGCCGGGGGCTCGGGCGCTGGTGGCACAAGTGGACGGGCCACCGCCGGCTCACCCTCGTCGAGGAGGGCGACGTCGGTGAGCTCATCGAACACCTCCCGCTCAGCCTCATGCGCCCCGATCCGACCGGTACGGACGGCACCGGGGACAACCCCGGCGGTGACTCCGATCCGCTCGCTCCGCCGCGGCTCGGCCCGGCCGGCAGCCCCCACAAGGTGGACGTCCCGACCGGCATGGGCGCGGGCGGCTGGCACGACGTCACGCACCCCGGCGACGGCACCGTGAAACCGTTCACCCTGCCCGAGGACGGCTTCAAGATCCGCCGGGTCGTCGGCCTCGACCACCTGCACACCGCCAACACCCTCGCGCTGGCGGCCGCGTACGACGCCTCGCTCGACGTGCCGCGCACCGGCACCCCCACCGAGGCGCTCGTCGCCAAGGCGCTGGACACCCCGCTGACCCGGGCCGGCAGCGGCTCCGCGCAGAACCTGGAGGACGGCACCGGCAACGGGGCACTCACCTCGTTCTACGACCACACGCTGAACCCGGACGGGTACCAGATCCCCGGACTGACCGACAGCGGCTTCTTCGGCGGCGCGAACGGCGACCTGCGGATGTACTCCAAGCCGGACTTCCGCGGCGCCCAACTCCTCACCGTCACCGACGGGATGAAGCACGAGGCGCCCAAGCGCGACACCCACGGCGGCGGCATGTCCGCGGCCCGCGTCGGTACGACCGAGTCCTCGCTGGGCGGCGGCCCCCTCACCTCCTCCCAGAACACCGGCTCCAACCAGATGGGCGCCTCGGGGCCCGGCGACTCCTCCACGGAGTCCGACGCCCTCGCCCAGTCCGGCGACCGGCTCGCCTCGGTCAACGTCAAGCCCAACACCACCCGTTCGTTCCTCTTCGCCATCCCCACCACCTGGCTCAGCGTCGCCGCCGTCCACCACCACGCCAAGGACAGCAGGGCGGTACGGGTGCTGCGCAGCCCGTTCGGGCAGACCAAGCGGGCGCCGCAGGCGGTGGAGACCGACACCACCGTGCTGGCCTGGGTGCGCGAGGACGTCGCCCGGCAGCTCGGGCTGATCGACGACACCGGGTTCCCGCCGAAGGTGGGCAAGGCGTGGGACGCCGTCACCAAGGCGGACAAGGCGTGGACGGCCGCCGACAAGAAGTACTGGGACCTGCGCCGCGACGAGGGGCCCGCGCGGGACGCGGCGCTCGACCGGGCGCAGCGGGACCTGGACGCGCGGATCGCCGCGCTGGACACGCTGCCGGAGATCGTCGCGGCGCGCGGCGCGCTGCACGCCCTCGACGACGAGGCGCGCACCGCCGAGCCCGCGCACGAGGGCTGGGCCGGCCTGCGGGAGGAGCAGCGCCAGGACGCGGTGGACCGGCTGGCGCGGGTGAAGCGGGAGGCACTGACGGCGGTCACGGAGGCCCGGGACGCGGCGCGCGCCCGGGTGGACGAGTTCGACGCGATGCTGCGGACGGCGCGCGAGAACGCGGAGGCGCTGGCCACGGAGTACGCCCGGGTTCGCGAGGGCGCCGACCGGCTCACCCGCTGGCACCAGCTGTCCGCGACGGAGGCGGGCCGCGCCCGCCTCGGCACCACGCCCGAGCCGGACGCGGTGACGTTCACGCCACCGGCGGAGGAGAAGAAGAGCGAGGGGAAGAAGGAGGAGCCGAAGAAGGAGGAGCCGAAGAAGGAGGAGCCGAAGAAGGAGGGGCCGAAGAAGGGTGACGGCAAGAAGGGCGACGGTGACGGGAGTGCCGAGGTGGCCGCTCCCGGGGCCCGCCCGGCGTACACCCGTCCGCCCTGGCAGGCGGACCCCACGAACAAGCGCGTCCGCTTCGACGCGGCGACGGACCACCGCACCCTGACGGCCACCGAACCCGGCGGCCGCACCCGGATCTACGACCTCCACCGCTCCGACGCCGACGGCAACGGCTTCTTCGCCGCCGTCGGGCGTGCCGTCGGCGGCCGGTACCGGAATCCCGCGCTGCTCGCGGCGGCGGTGGCCCAGAGCGAGGAGATGCCGAAGGACGCGCCCCTGGACCCGGACGCGGTCTTCCGCACGGGGGAACTGGCCACGCGCATCGGCGGCACGGACTACGGCCGGAACCGGGCCAGGGAACTGCTCGACCTGGCCGCGGTCGAGGCGGACGGCGGGCGCCTGCCCGAGGCCGTCCGCACGGCCCTGACCCCGCGGCAGCGGGCCGCGCTGGTACGGCTGCACGTGCAGCGCGCCCGCCGTTGGGACGCGGCCACGGCCGCGCTGGCGGCGAGCGTGACGGCGCGCACGCTCGGCGTCGACCTCGTCGTGGTCGACGAGGACGGCACCGAGCAACACCACCCGGGCACGGACCCGCACACCAGCGGCCCCCGCCGCGAGGTGACCCTCTACCGCCAGGGCGACACCTACCTTTCCGCGATCCCCCGCCCCACAACCACCACGACCGAGTCGGACACGACGTCCGCCCTCCCCCTCGCGTCATTCACCCCGGAGGAGACCCTCCCCACCCCACCCGACAACAGGACGAAGCCCGCGTCCCTGCCCCCACCACCGGACGCGGAAAACGGCTCCACACGCGCGCCGGCCGCCACACCCCCGAAACCCCCGGCTGCGCCTCCGGCCGCACCGTTGGGCGCGGAAGACGGCTCCGCGCTCGTGCCGGACGGCACGCAGCCGGCGCCCCCGGCTGCGCCGGGCGGCACGGAGTCCAAGTCGCCGGTCGTGCCGCCCCCGGCCCTGTCGGCGAACCCCAAGTCCGGTGATCCGCTCGCACCGTTGGGTGCGAAGAACGGGTCGTCGCTCGTGCCGGACGGCACGAAGCCGACGACGCCGGCTGCGCCGGGCGGGGCGGAGTCCGGGGCTCTGGCCGCATCGTTGGGAGCCGAGGACGGCTCCACGCTCGTGCCGGGCAGCACGCGGCCGGCACCCCCGGCCGCGCCGAGCGGTGCGAAGTCCGGGCCCCCGCCCGCACCGTTGGGTGCGGAGGACGGCGCGAAGCCGGCACCCCCGGCCGCGCCGAGCGGTGCGAAGTCCGGGCCCCCGCCCGCACCGTTGGGTGCCGAGGACGGCGGGAAGCCGGCACCCCCGGCTGCGCCGGGCGGGGTGGAGCCCGAGCCGTCGCTCGTGTTGCCGCCGGCGCAGCCGGGTGGCCCCGCGTCCCGCGGGGCCGGGTTCGCGGTGGGCGGGGGCAACGGTGCCGCATCCCCCGCGGTGCCCCTTCTGCCGCCGGCCGGGCCGGAGGCCGCACCGTCGTCTCCGGTTCGGGCGGCCTCCCTCGGGGTGGACGCCGGAACGCGGGTCACCGTGGGCGGGCGTGGGTTCCGGCGGCGTGCGGTGGCCGCCGACGGGGACTGCCTCCTGCACGCCGTACGGCACGGACTGCGGACGCAGGCGCCCGCGCCGCGCGCCGGGCTCGCGAGCGTCCCGCAGCTGCGCCAGTACCTCGCGCACTGGTACGCCCACTCCGCCGACGCCGCCGAACTGCGCGCCGGGCACGCCGAGCAGGACCCGCTGGAGATCCTCGTCCGGGACCAGTTCCCCGACCGCGCCTCTCTCCTCGCCCTGCTCGGCCGCACCCGACCGCCCTCGCTCACCCCCGCCCAGCGCGAGCGGGTGGACGAACGCGTGTCCGACGCCCGGATACGCGCTGCCCTCGTCGGCCTCGCCACCGGCCCCGACGACCGGGAGCTGCTGCGCGGCCTCCCCACCGGCGTCGCCCGCACCCTGCTCCCGGACGACCCGTCCGCCCTCCCCCCGGTCGACGAGCGGTTCGAGCAGCGCCAGATCGCCCTGGCGCAGGTCGACAGCCTGCGGGCCGAGGTGCTGAGCGCGCTGCGGGCCGGTCCCGGCGACCCGGACGCCGACGCCCTGTGGCAGCGGGTACGCGCCGCACTGCCGTACCGCGTGCGCGAGGGCGGACTCCCGCACGACCGCACCGCGTTCCTGGCCCTGAGCCTGCCCGACGTCGTCACCCGCGCCCTCGCCTCCGCCGACCTCTGGCAGTCCCCCTTCTACGACGACGTCCCCCTGCTCGTCGCCCGCGCGCTCGCCATCGACCTGGTCGTCGTACAGCCCGGGGCCCACGGCGACCACTCCGCCCGGGCGCTGGACGCCGGCGCCACGGGGCCCACCGTCCACGTCCACTACAACGGGGTCGACCACTACGAGTCCCTGGAGCCGGACGGGACAGCGCCCGAACCCGCGCCCCCCGCCCCCGAACCCCCGCAGCCCCCGCCCGCCCCGCGACCCGACCGGGCGGACCGCGACTGGCTCGCGGACCTCGCCCGCGAGCACGGCGCGAGCGAGGGATACCTGACGGAGCTGACGGCCGGCCTCTCGTCCGGGACCCTCGCTGAGCTGCGGACCCGGGGCCGGCTCCGCGACGGCGACCTCGCCCCGCCCGTACGGCCGAAGCGGGTCAAGAAGGAGGAGCTGGACGAGGACGAGGAGGTCCGCATCAACCCGCTGTGGACCCCGCTCGACGAGATCGACCCGGACCTGCTGCTCGCCGGCAACCGGGACGCCGTCTGGATCTACACGGTCACCCCCGAGGGCCGGGTCCTGCTGGGCAGCGAGAAGCCGTCGGACGTCCTGCCCGAGGACCAGTTCGACGCGCTGCTCGCCGGCGTCCGGACCCGGCGACCCGGGACGACGGCCGACGACCTGCGCGGGGCCGTGGACGGCCTCGGCCACACCGGCATCGCCGCCCGGTTCGGGACCGGCGGCAGGCCGGCCCCCGGCGCGAGCCGGGTGTCCGGCGAGTTCCTGTGGAGCGAGGAGCTGCGCTCGTGGACGGTCAACGACAAGTCCGGCCGCTACATGAGCAAGGCCGTCCGCCCGGACCTGCCGCCCGAGGAGGCCGCCCGCTGGCTGGAGAACGTGGCCGGCATGTTCACCGAGCGGCTGGGCGTCACCGTCCGTCCCGTCCAGGTCAAGTCCGCCGCGGCGCCCCCGCCGGACGCCGCACGGACGGAGACGGCAGCGGTAACCGAACTGACGATCAGCCAAGTACCGGAGCGTGGCGACTGGTTGCCCGGTGCCCTCGCGGGCGCGCTGCGGGACCGGGCGCCCGCGCTGCTGAACCGGCCGGGCCTGGGAGCCCTCCTCGCCGGGCCCGACCCGGCGGACGCGCTGCACCGCTGGGTGGAGTTCCGGCTCTCCGCCCCGGACGCGGCACGGCGTGCCCCCCAGCTCGGCGCGGAGGAGTGGGCGGGCGGGCACACCGCCGCGACCATGGATGAACTAAAGTCCGCAGGTGTGACGTTGCTCGACGACCAGCACGCCTTCGCCGTCATGTCGGGCGGCCTGCCCCTGGCGGAGGTCACGCTCACCCCCGCCCAGCGGTACCGGCTGCTGCGGCTGTGGGGCGAGCGCGGCGAGACCCTCACGGAGATCGCCGCCGCCATGGCCGCGGCCGACCTCGGCCTGCGCCTCACGCTCACCGCGCCGGACGGCGGCGTACGGCACTTCGACCCGCCGGTACCGCGTCCCGTCCACCCGGAACCGGAACCAGCCGTACCGGCCGAACCCGCCCCGCCCGGTGACCCGTTGGAGCCCCGACAGTGACCTCCTGGCCCGCCTCCCCCCGGCCGGACACCCCGCCCGCACTGACGGCCCTCCCCGGCCCGGCGGCTCCGCCCGGCCCACCGCGGCCGCCCCAGGAACTCGTCGAGGCCGCGCGGCTCGCCCCGGACCACTGGATCAGCGCGATCGACCCCGGCTGGACCGGCGACGGGCTGCCGCCCGCCTTCGCCGTGGCCGGCCGGTGGCGTTCCGGACCCGGCGGGGAGATCGAGGAGTGGGAGGAGAACGACGGCTACCGGCCCTCGCCCCGCACCCTCGGCTGGCCCGAGCCCACGGACGCGCTCGACGCCGCGCTCCAGGGCGCCCGCACGGGCTACGGACCGCCCGAGGAGGTCGCCAGGGCCCTGGCCGGGGCGGAGTTGCTGGTGCTCACCCTGCCCGACAGCTCCCCGGTGACCGCCACGGCGGCGGACGGCACCCCCGTCGTCCCCGTCTTCAGCGCCGCCGCCCACCTCGACCTCGTCGGCGGCTTCGCCTCCGCCCGCCGCACCACGGCGGAACTGCTGCCCCAGCTCCCGCCCGGCCACCGCCTGTACGTCAACCCGGCCGGCCCCGCGGACGCGGTCCTGGACCCGGTGCCCCCGACGGACCCCGCACCCACGACGGATCCGACAACGGCGCAGACCCCTCAGCCCCACCCTGCGGTACCACCCCCTCAGCCCCACCCGACGGCGGACGGGACCGCCCCACCCCGTACCGCTTCCTGACCCGCCCGCCCCCTACCGCCCCGGGAGGCCTCCCCATGTCCCGCCCGCACGACCCGTCCGCCGAGCCGTCCCGGGCCACGCCCGCCGTTGAAGGCGCCGCAGCCGCCGCCCCCGAGCCCGCTGTGGCCCCCGAGGCGGCCGAACCGGCCGCGTCCGCCGCGGAACCGGCCGCCGGCGCGCCGGAGACGGTGACCGCCCCCGCCGAGGAGAAACGCTCCTCCGAGGAGCCCGCGGCCCAGGAACCGGAGGCCGCGCCCGCCGCTGTGGCCGTCGCCGCGGCCGAGGACCCCGGAGCGGCGGGCGACGCCGCGGCGGCCGCCGCCTTCGCCGGGCCGCCGCCCGGCCGCCCGCGCGCCTCGCTGCTCGCCGCCGCCGGCATCACGGGCACGCTGCTGATCGCCGTCCCCTTCCTCGTCCTCGGACTGAACGACGACGACGCGCCCGCCGACCGCGTCCGTACCGAAGCGGTCGGCGGGGCGACCCTCGACCCGGGCCTGTCCGGCGGCCCGGGCGCCGCCTACCGCGCCGAGACCGCGTCACCGTCGCCGACCGACAGCGCCTCCGCCTCGCCCTCCACGAAGGACAAGTCCGCCGACAAGGACGACAAGGCACCGGCGGCCGACGCCCCCGCCGCCCAGGACACCCCGGAGTCGGAGG
The DNA window shown above is from Streptomyces sp. NBC_00670 and carries:
- a CDS encoding type VII secretion system-associated protein, whose protein sequence is MTSWPASPRPDTPPALTALPGPAAPPGPPRPPQELVEAARLAPDHWISAIDPGWTGDGLPPAFAVAGRWRSGPGGEIEEWEENDGYRPSPRTLGWPEPTDALDAALQGARTGYGPPEEVARALAGAELLVLTLPDSSPVTATAADGTPVVPVFSAAAHLDLVGGFASARRTTAELLPQLPPGHRLYVNPAGPADAVLDPVPPTDPAPTTDPTTAQTPQPHPAVPPPQPHPTADGTAPPRTAS
- a CDS encoding RICIN domain-containing protein, encoding MSRPHDPSAEPSRATPAVEGAAAAAPEPAVAPEAAEPAASAAEPAAGAPETVTAPAEEKRSSEEPAAQEPEAAPAAVAVAAAEDPGAAGDAAAAAAFAGPPPGRPRASLLAAAGITGTLLIAVPFLVLGLNDDDAPADRVRTEAVGGATLDPGLSGGPGAAYRAETASPSPTDSASASPSTKDKSADKDDKAPAADAPAAQDTPESEEKPATAKEKKTTKKKTTKKKSAAATARSRANAASSQSRVLLKNVTTGQCADVPNYGNGKVDGPVNQYPCNGTSADNQLWDLVPHKEAGKGPGGSVLFLIRNSKDGLCMDLPNYGGVAGGTRITEYPCQATRSDNQYYWLDRRSDGTYWIRNLASRNLCLNVAGAGTGRNDAALQVGTCNDSANDDAHWYFTRK